In Lolium rigidum isolate FL_2022 chromosome 7, APGP_CSIRO_Lrig_0.1, whole genome shotgun sequence, the DNA window AAAGGCTCATCTAAGAAAGGGGAGCATTAACAAGCAACTAGCACATGCATGCAATCCTCCACGTAACAGGATGCAAAGTAAACTAGCTttcatcgcaaaaaaaaaaaatttaagctcAGTGTGTCGTGATTCTTTTCCCCTTGCATTAGTACTTCAATCGTTCACCATGTTACATCAACGTAACAGACTGGACAACTGAGCACTGCTATAGTTGTTATTAACTGAGGGCAGTGCAGATGGGAAACATAGATTGGTGAAAATCAGTAAACCTTCACCTGGATCCATGTATCAATCCTTTTTTGAGAGAGCCATCACATTGAAGTTGATCGACCCAGGATACTCCACAATCCTTGCTTTTATGACTCTTGCAGAATCCTGCAATTACATACAAAGAAAAGAATAATGTTGCAGCAAGTCTTAAGGAGAGTTGATACAGTTTACCTACAATGTTCCAAATCGGGTGTGCATACTGACAAAAAAAAACTTGGCCATGTTTTTTCCTTTCTGGTTTTGTTATTGGGCTGTACTACTCCCCTTTTTTCCCCAACATGGTTGTGCAATCATGAGACCACCCTGACTACATAATGGACCTGCACACTAATATCGTAAGCAGCTAGCCAGCTACTAGTGTCTTACTAGTATAGTAGTATTAAAATAACAATGGATTAAGCAGTACCACAGATATTTAGTGACAAGAAGAGCTACCAGGTAATGACATTGCAAACCAAAACCCGTTTTGTTTAAGTTATAAATATGCAACACCACCTCCCATACAGTAAGCTGTGTACAGAGAGTGAGCTGTGAATAGCTGAACAACTTACCTGCAACAAGCTATCTGTAGAGGAACGTCCGTGATGTATTGGCTGCGGCTTTCCTCCATCAAGCTCATAAAGTTCACCTGGATAGGAAAAGGAAGAACGaaaaacagagagtgaacaagagATTAAGTGATGGCAACATgtaaagaaaattaattatgGCACTCTGGTAACAGATGGAAACTTATACAATACATACCATCAACACAAGAAAAACAAACATAATGTTCAATCACCCCATCCTTGGCCTGCACAATAAAAAAATAAATCTCACaatgcaacaaaaaaaaatcagtcaAACTGAAAATATACCGACAGCAGTATTCAAATTACTGTGATTGACAATTGTGCAATAACGTGCACCTCGCGGAAACCGTGAACAATATCCAATACCCACTAAAAATGACACATGATACAAAACGTTCACCCAAGATTGCAGCTGCTTAAACTGACAAATAACATTAAGGCCGAGAAGCAGGTAAACTGGCTAGCAGTCAGGTCTCAAAATTTCGACAGGATCCAGTCAATGTGATCAGTTCCAAGTAAGAGATCAGAAGGTGCTGTTGACAGGTAGTTACTGGAAATTTCGCGGCTCTCGGAACTAACAGACCCCAATTATAAACACTCCCCCCCCCTAATTATTGAATTAATATTATTTGGTCATCTAGTGCAAATATAAGTATGCTAGGCATAAGtaaaaaaactagaggcatgcTGACCTCGGTAtcaccaccagcagcagcaacagaATGAGCATCCTCCATTTCTTGGTCCTCCTCAAGAAAAGCAGCACGCTGATGATATGAAATACTTTATAATTAGTACAACGGGGAACTCAAGCCAACATAGTTGATATTAGCCTTAAACAAGGAAAAAATGTATACATGGATTGCTAACCTGGATAGGATCCATATCAGCGGTTTGTTTATAGAATCTATGAAAATAGGACCCATCAACTGCAAAGGAAAATTACTAATCAAATTTTAATAAGTCAAAGATAGCGAACATTAAAAGGCAAGGTACCCTACATAACATTTTGTGGAGGTATTTTTGGAACTAGGCAAATTAAGTTCACACTTATAAAGATTCCATATTTGCATGTGACCAAAAGCATGCATCAGCGATGCAATATATAGGAAAAAGAGTATGCACATTCAAGTTCATAGCAGCTAgatttaatttattttttgaaaaaacgCACAAGGCGTGGGAGCTAGATTTAACTGTGGACTGTGGATTCTGGAAATACATTATACATGTGATAGTGTGACAAGTAAATGACTATCCATTTAACTGTAAGAAATATTGCATTTCTCGGAGGAACACATAGCAGGGGATGAACGAGTTCTTACGAATAATGGAAATTACCATGGTGAATTACTGGGTGGTCACACCGATAGAATTGCATGACACAGTGACTATGTGGTACTGCCTAGATCAAATAAAAGTTCACATACTAGAGTGTTCTCTTGATGCATGTAGGCATTGATATTCTGTAGATCACTAGGATGTTATAGTTCAAAACTGTAAATACCTAGCTTGATTCTGGACACAGCATTCCCTACTGCATGAATAataccaattgttccgcaagcattGCCAACAGTCTGCTTTGTAAAATATACTTTCTTGTTGGGCTCCTGCATCATGAAGTTTAAGCATTACAAGGAGATAAATGTGTAGAATCCTGGCATCGATTCCACAACGAATTTTAATATGCTTCTAGCATCTGCTTAAGTTTAGACCATAAACAGATTATTTTGTACAGTATCTCTAGCTATTTGGGGACCATGAAACCAATGTGTACACACCATGCCATTCAGCATATGGAAGAAAGAACAGCTACTTCAGAAGCTCCTAACCATTGTGAGCACAATTCATTCTACTGTTGATTAACTAGTTGGAATTTGGGGAACCAAGTTCGATGTCAAGGGACAATTCAAAAAGAAGAAACCAATAGTAGAAACAAATTTCGTTCACTCAAATTTCTTGGTTAGCAAGCACAACAACATTCAATCAATTAGACAAGTCGAGTTCCATTTTTTTAGTTGTTAAAAGAAGTATCCAAGGAAATACCCAGCAACTGGGGCACCACGAAAATTGCTATAAACCTACCCCTGGAGATAAGATGTGAAGTTTGAAGAATTTGCTAAATCCCTACCCAGTTTGCTGCCACCATTCCTGCTAAGATGTGGCATTAGGTGAACAATTAAGCAGATAGAACATGATTAGATCCTAATGTTCTATGCTGAGCTATTATGGCAATATTTCACCAATGTGCTAGGAACACAATGTTTCACATTCCAAGAAGTAGATGAACTACTCGAAATTTTACTATAATCGGTGGTTTTCGTCAGAAAGTGGTGCTGAGTAATATTTACTACCAAACTAGTCATACAATTCAGTCTCACCTTGCTCTCCACCGTGGAGGCAGTTGAAGCATCGGATTCCTTCTTCCCATCCTGCTCACCAAAACGTGGGAGGAAAACAAATCAGCTCATCCCCGCCATCTGTACAAGCAATCCAAACAGAACCCCACTGCCAATTAGGGATCAGGACTCAGTAATCACCTGCGGGTAGAGCAAGAGGACGGCGAGAACCGGCTGCGGCACCATGGCGAGCATCTCGTCGTCTAGCCCGTACACGTCGCAGAACCCCACATCCTCCGGGACTCCCAGTCCCCACATGAACTGCAACAGACCACAGCATAAGGGGCCATGAACGAGGAAGGGGAGAGGCCGAGGCGAAATCCTAGGGAATACCGGAAGCagagacgaggcgccagtacctgGTTCATGACGTCGGGGTTGGCCTCTAGGGGGAGCCACCGCTTCACCATGGCGGCGGACGTGCCGGCGGCTGTTCGTTTTTTTCGCAGTTTGCTGCTACGAGTAGGACCTGATTGCATATCAGATCTTTCAGAAAGGTCTTCTCCACATAAAATGGGAACCTATGTATTATTTCCATTTTTTGGGTCTTCTGTAATATTATACACCTCCTATATCTGTGTTTTACTATAAAGCTTCCAAAACCCTTCGGGGCTCTCCTGGttcaaaaaaaaatacacaaaattgAGTCCTATACTCATAGACAAAGATAAATACAAAATCCAACTAAAAGACCATTTTGTACTTGTATAAGGACGTCTTCATAGGTAATATCCCCATGAGATCTATATATGTATTTTTTAGTATATTTATCGGAAATGTATCCAACTAAGCCCCCATTTTTAATTCTTGCATATTTCCAAAGTGGGTTACCTAGCGATTAGTGGTTGTCCCTCCCCCCACCATCATCATAGATTATTCTAGTGCCTCGGTCGCACCAGTCTGCCTTCCTCCTTTAGGAGTCTTGATGGTCCACGACTATCCTTTTGGATCCTCGCTAATTCGTGCTAACCCTCTCGGAGCCTCGCATATGCACAACCCTCCTTTCTCAGAGCCTCGCGGATGCACAACTATCCTTTCGCTGAGCCACACATATGCACAACCCTCCTTTCGGAGTCGTGACAATCTGCACCCCTCTCTGGAGAGACCTGGCTGCCACCTCCACTCGTACCAAAATCCATGTCCCTCGCTTACTCAGGCGCGTCATCGCCAAGATTTACTCATGTGAGACCAAAAAAGAAGCGAAGTCATGTGCCTAGGTCATGAAGGAGCGCCCTGATTCCCATTCAGGTGTCACCTGGAAGAACCAACCATCCAAACGGGGATATCCCATTTTACTATGTGGTGAGTTTTCGAGACTTCATTCTCTTTTTAATTTTGACTCTAGGTCCAGTGCAAGTTGACGCAAAGGATAGGGAACTGACACATATTGTGGAGCTACGTGGAATTTACACTAATATGGACATATAGTGAGCTTTGGTGAAGGGGAAGTTGATATTTGTTGCATGAACATTGGTATGTAcattgttgatgcatgtaaaatgcatacacgaACTTTATCATTTATCATAttaa includes these proteins:
- the LOC124675190 gene encoding ubiquitin carboxyl-terminal hydrolase 3-like, coding for MVKRWLPLEANPDVMNQFMWGLGVPEDVGFCDVYGLDDEMLAMVPQPVLAVLLLYPQDGKKESDASTASTVESKEPNKKVYFTKQTVGNACGTIGIIHAVGNAVSRIKLVDGSYFHRFYKQTADMDPIQRAAFLEEDQEMEDAHSVAAAGGDTEAKDGVIEHYVCFSCVDGELYELDGGKPQPIHHGRSSTDSLLQDSARVIKARIVEYPGSINFNVMALSKKD